In one window of Bacteroidales bacterium DNA:
- the nikR gene encoding nickel-responsive transcriptional regulator NikR, whose translation MQVKRFGVSLEEDILKALDELVMKNKFPNRSQAIRNLIKGTLVSEKVDKNKIVAGAIVIVYDHHKRELNNKLMHVQHDYHELILSTQHVHLAHDLCLETIAVKGKAQSLLTLADKIVGTKGIKHGKFVMTDIE comes from the coding sequence ATGCAGGTAAAACGTTTTGGAGTTTCATTAGAGGAAGATATACTAAAAGCCCTGGATGAGTTGGTGATGAAGAATAAATTCCCCAATCGTTCACAGGCTATCAGGAATCTTATTAAAGGAACTTTAGTTTCTGAGAAAGTTGATAAGAATAAAATTGTTGCCGGCGCTATTGTTATTGTTTACGACCATCACAAACGCGAACTGAATAACAAATTAATGCACGTTCAGCACGATTATCACGAACTGATATTATCTACACAACATGTTCACCTCGCCCACGACCTTTGTCTTGAAACTATTGCTGTTAAAGGAAAAGCGCAATCATTACTTACATTGGCCGATAAAATAGTTGGGACAAAAGGTATTAAACATGGAAAATTTGTGATGACCGATATCGAATAA
- a CDS encoding DUF3795 domain-containing protein: MIISSCGLKCDECEFFGNKCNGCKAVKGQTFWALEMMPNKTCPLFECAINQRKYNDCGDCKELPCELFLKMKDPNSTEEEHQASLKARVALLKEKI, from the coding sequence CTCAAGTTGTGGGTTAAAATGCGATGAATGTGAATTCTTCGGAAACAAATGCAATGGCTGTAAAGCAGTAAAAGGTCAAACTTTCTGGGCGTTGGAAATGATGCCAAATAAAACCTGTCCTCTTTTTGAGTGCGCCATAAACCAGCGTAAATACAATGATTGCGGCGATTGCAAAGAATTACCCTGCGAATTATTTTTAAAAATGAAAGACCCGAATTCCACTGAAGAAGAGCATCAGGCATCGCTAAAAGCAAGAGTAGCATTGCTTAAGGAAAAGATATAA
- the truA gene encoding tRNA pseudouridine(38-40) synthase TruA, which yields MSRYFIKLSYDGTHYHGWQSQDNAVTIQSGLEKALSIIISEEIEVTGAGRTDTGVHAREYFAHFDLDKKLSDEEKKDIVYRLNAILSKDISVSEIIDVEASAHARFSAVSRTYKYYISKTKNPFNKEYSWFVYGNIDVVKMKEASKILFEYTDFTSFSKLHTDVKTNNCKIMYAEWNEENDMLIFTIKADRFLRNMVRAIVGTLVDVGKGKISLDDFRKIIENKNRSDAGYSVPAKGLFLEKIEYPFIV from the coding sequence ATGTCGCGATATTTTATAAAGCTCTCATACGATGGAACACATTACCATGGCTGGCAATCGCAGGATAATGCTGTTACCATTCAATCGGGATTAGAGAAAGCTTTATCAATAATTATTTCAGAAGAAATTGAAGTAACAGGTGCAGGCCGCACAGATACTGGTGTTCACGCACGTGAATATTTTGCGCATTTTGATTTAGATAAAAAACTTTCGGATGAAGAAAAAAAAGATATTGTCTATCGGCTCAATGCAATATTAAGTAAAGATATTTCGGTTTCGGAAATTATTGATGTGGAAGCATCGGCTCATGCGCGTTTTAGTGCTGTTTCAAGAACATATAAATATTATATTTCAAAAACAAAAAATCCTTTTAATAAAGAGTATTCATGGTTCGTTTACGGAAATATTGATGTTGTAAAAATGAAAGAAGCTTCAAAAATATTATTTGAATATACTGATTTTACAAGCTTTTCAAAACTTCATACCGATGTGAAAACGAACAATTGTAAAATAATGTATGCAGAGTGGAACGAAGAAAATGATATGCTGATATTTACCATTAAAGCTGATCGTTTTCTTAGAAATATGGTAAGAGCAATTGTTGGAACACTTGTAGATGTGGGCAAAGGTAAAATCAGTCTTGATGATTTTCGGAAAATTATTGAAAATAAAAATCGCTCCGATGCCGGTTATTCAGTTCCTGCCAAAGGATTGTTCCTGGAAAAAATTGAATATCCTTTTATTGTATGA